One Rissa tridactyla isolate bRisTri1 chromosome 1, bRisTri1.patW.cur.20221130, whole genome shotgun sequence DNA segment encodes these proteins:
- the DCLRE1C gene encoding protein artemis: MSRFGGRVREYPAVSIDRFDRDNLRARAYFLSHCHKDHMKGLRAPALKRRLEGSLKVKLYCSPVTKELLLTSWKYKFWENHIVALEVETPTQISLVDETSGEKEDIEVTLLPAGHCPGSVMFLFEGESGTVLYTGDFRLAKGEAARMELLHSGTRVKDIQSVYLDTTFCDPKFYHIPSREECLNGILELVRSWTSLSRYHVVWLNCKAAYGYEYLFINLSEELGIKVHVNKLDMFRNMPEILYHVTTNRHTQIHACRHPRDDDCFRGNRLPCGVTCQNGTPLHIISIKPSTMWFGERIKKTNVIVRTGESTYRACFSFHSSYSEIKDFLSYIRPVNVYPNVLPVGGTEDKVLEILKPLCRSYRRNMEPRYKPLGTLKRAHKRDSSDTDEDDLFDTELTSARPKIPKQQREESRHCSTGQSQSAEGKIKESTESYKATTTYTSLEVDFVDCEESNDDDEDDEEEEAEKNTVQVLSHEPDATSTSNFNGVTSDHQESNADVPRWDAFFKCNKLEESSENEDNVPSSADAGGSQSLFSDSDGVSDSTHISSQNSSQSTHISEQGSQGWDSQTDTVLITSQERNALDFSGFGKGGSRAGVSVLQETGKDSQPDSSRWKPLGQNRSCAYDVGCDLESKDCEKAAEAGTAHVQDVLVETGDNSRTPDLELRRDSQSSSDFEIPSTPDAEVPQPDKLHYLYKKLAAGENILNEKKVS; the protein is encoded by the exons CTTGAAAGTTAAATTATACTGCTCACCAGTAACAAAGGAACTGCTGCTGACTAGCTGGAAATACAAGTTTTGGGAGAATCACATT GTTGCATTGGAAGTTGAAACTCCGACTCAGATTTCTTTAGTAGATGAAACATCTGGTGAG AAAGAAGATATAGAGGTGACGCTTCTACCAGCTGGTCACTGTCCAGGATCAGTCAT GTTTTTGTTTGAAGGTGAAAGCGGCACTGTGCTCTATACAGGGGATTTCAGGCTTGCAAAAGGAGAAGCAGCCAGAATGGAGCTTTTGCATTCAGGGACCAG AGTAAAAGACATCCAGAGTGTGTATCTGGACACCACTTTTTGCGATCCTAAATTTTATCATATACCAAGCCGG GAGGAATGTTTAAATGGGATCTTGGAGTTAGTGCGCAGCTGGACCTCGCTGAGTCGCTATCATGTTGTGTGGCTGAATTGCAAAGCTGCTTACGGATATGAATATTTATTCATAAACCTCAGTGAGGAACTTGGAATCAAG GTGCATGTGAACAAACTTGATATGTTCAGAAACATGCCAGAAATCCTCTACCATGTTACTACCAATCGACACACGCAAATTCACGCCTGTCGACATCCTCGG GATGATGACTGCTTTCGGGGAAACAGGCTGCCCTGTGGGGTGACTTGCCAAAATGGAACTCCCTTGCACATAATCAGCATCAAACCTTCCACTATGTGGTTTGGAGAAAGGATCAAGAAAACCAATGTAATAGTGAG gactggGGAGAGTACATACAGAGCTTGCTTCTCTTTCCACTCTTCATACAGCGAG ATTAAGGATTTCCTGAGCTATATCCGTCCTGtgaatgtgtatcccaatgtacTGCCAGTGGGTGGGACAGAAGACAAAGTTCTGGAAAT ATTAAAGCCATTATGCAGGTCATACAGGAGAAACATGGAACCCAGGTACAAGCCCTTAGGAACACTGAAGAGAGCCCACAAGAGAGACTCATCTGATACAG ATGAAGATGATCTCTTTGATACAGAATTAACTTCTGCAAGGCCTAAGATtccaaaacagcagagagaagagagCAGGCACTGCAGCACAGGACAATCTCAAAGTGCCGAAGGGAAGATTAAGGAGAGCACAGAAAGTTACAAAGCGACCACAACTTACACCTCCCTTGAGGTAGACTTCGTGGACTGTGAGGAATcaaatgatgatgatgaagatgacgAAGaagaagaagctgaaaaaaatacagttcaagTTCTTTCCCATGAGCCAGATGCCACTTCCACATCAAATTTCAATGGAGTAACTAGTGACCATCAGGAGTCTAATGCCGATGTCCCTCGCTGGGATGCATTTTTCAAGTGCAACAAACTGGAAGAAAGCTCTGAAAATGAGGACAACGTCCCATCTTCAGCAGATGCCGGGGGATCCCAGTCACTCTTCAGTGATTCGGATGGAGTAAGCGACTCAACACACATCTCCTCCCAAAATTCTTCTCAGTCGACGCACATATCGGAGcaggggagccagggctgggacagcCAAACAGACACAGTACTCATTACCTCCCAGGAGAGAAACGCCTTGGACTTCAGCGGCTTCGGCAAAGGTGGGAGCAGAGCAGGTGTTTCTGTATTGCAGGAGACTGGCAAAGACAGTCAACCTGACAGCAGTAGGTGGAAGCCACTGGGTCAGAACAGATCTTGTGCCTACGATGTTGGCTGTGACTTGGAAAGCAAAGACTGTGAGAAAGCTGCAGAAGCTGGCACTGCTCACGTTCAAGATGTGCTGGTGGAAACAGGCGACAACTCCAGGACTCCTGATCTAGAACTGAGGAGGGACTCCCAGAGCTCCTCCGACTTCGAAATTCCTTCGACTCCTGACGCTGAAGTGCCTCAGCCAGATAAACTGCACTATTTGTATAAGAAGCTAGCAGCAGGTGAAAATATACTCAATGAGAAAAAAGTCTCCTGA
- the SUV39H2 gene encoding histone-lysine N-methyltransferase SUV39H2 has translation MEGWRGAWYVPCLASLETLQELCRKENLRCKSIGITNRKLKSYEVEYLCDYKVEEGTEYYLVKWKGWPESSNTWEPEKNLKCPLILQNFLSDKNEYLSRVREGKALKVRNHVKALQPAVADYIVKKAKQRIALQRWKEELNRKKNHKAMILVENTVDLEGPPLDFYYINEYKPAPGINVINGITTGCECADCPAEKCCPKEAGFILAYNKQKKLKIQPGLPIYECNSFCRCGPDCPNRIVQKGTPYTLCIFRTNNGRGWGVKTLQKIKTNSFVMEYVGEVITSEEAERRGQLYDNQGNTYLFDLDYDSDEFTVDAARYGNVSHFVNHSCDPNLQVFNVFIDNLDLRLPRIALFSTRTIKAGEELTFDYQMKGSIDLTSDSADGLSPSRKRIRTVCKCGAVCCRGYLN, from the exons atgGAGGGCTGGAGAGGAG CTTGGTATGTGCCATGTCTAGCTTCACTTGAGACCCTCCAAGAATTATGTAGGAAGGAAAATCTCAGATGTAAATCCATTGGAATCACCAACAGGAAACTAAAGAGTTATGAGGTGGAGTATTTGTGTGACTACAAGGTAGAAGAG GGCACAGAATACTATCTTGTGAAATGGAAAGGATGGCCGGAATCTTCAAATACTTGGGAAcctgagaaaaatctgaaatgccCATTGATTCTTCAAAACTTTCTTAGTGACAAAAATGAATACTTGTCTCGGGTGAGAGAAGGCAAAGCACTGAAAGTGAGAAACCATGTTAAAGCTTTGCAGCCTGCGGTTGCAGATTACATTGTAAAGAAAGCTAAGCAAAGAATAGCTCTGCAGAGATGGAAAGAAGAGCTCAACAGGAAAAAGAATCATAAAGCAATGATTCTGGTAGAAAACACTGTGGATCTTGAAGGCCCTCCTTTAGACTTCTACTACATTAATGAATATAAACCTGCTCCGGGAATAAATGTAATAAATGGAATAACGACTGGCTGTGAATGTGCTGACTGCCCTGCTGAGAAGTGCTGTCCAAAGGAGGCTGGATTTATTTTGGCTTACAATAAACAAAAGAAGTTGAAAATCCAGCCCGGCTTGCCCATCTATGAATGCAATTCGTTTTGTAGGTGTGGGCCTGACTGCCCTAATAGGATAGTACAGAAAGGTACACCGTATACTCTTTGCATCTTCCGAACTAACAATGGCCGTGGTTGGGGAGTGAAAACCCtccagaaaattaaaaccaacagTTTTGTGATGGAGTACGTTGGAGAG GTGATTACAAGTGAGGAAGCAGAGAGACGAGGCCAGCTCTATGACAACCAGGGAAATACATACTTGTTTGATTTGGACTATGACTCAGATGAATTTACGGTAGATGCAGCTCGATATGGAAATGTGTCCCACTTTGTGAATCACAGC TGTGATCCAAATCTTCAAGTCTTCAATGTGTTTATTGATAACCTCGACTTGCGTCTTCCTCGTATAGCGCTGTTTTCTACACGAACCATCAAGGCTGGAGAAGAGCTAACCTTTGACTATCAGATGAAAG GTTCAATAGATCTGACTTCGGACTCTGCTGATGGTCTTAGCCCATCCAGAAAGAGGATCAGAACTGTCTGTAAATGCGGAGCTGTGTGTTGCAGAGGTTATCTCAACTGA